The DNA sequence CCACGACACCTGCCAGGCCGGGGGCGACGTGCAGGCTTTCAGCGATGGCGTCGAGCAGTGGTTGGACAAAATAGACGTTCGCCACGGCGAATGCGCAGGTGACGGAAAACAACAGCGTCAACGCGCGGCTGAGCCTGGGGGCATGCGTGCGGTATGAGTGTGCGACGGATTCGTCGGATTGGGTTTCTGAAATCATGGGCCATCCTTGATCAATCAGGTTTTGTTTTGAAACCGGTTATTTGATTTCTAGCGTTTCCGGTTTTAATCTGCAACCAGTTTTTTCAACCAAGGAGAGCGGGATGACACAGCAAGCATCGCCGGGCAGCCATGAGTGCCCCGTGGGCCGAGCGGTTGAGGTCATTGGTGATCGCTGGTCATTGCTGATCATTCGCGACGCCTTTGACGATGTGCGCAGGTTCAGTGAGTTCCAAAAGAACCTCGGGTTGGCGAAGAACATCCTCGCCTCACGCCTCAAGGCGCTGGTGGAGGTGGGGGTGTTCGAGACCCGGCCCGCCTCCGATGGCAGTGCTTACAAGGAGTACGCGTTGACGCAGAAGGGCCGCGAGGTATTCCCCATCGTGGTTTCGCTGCGCCAATGGGGCGAGCGGCATTTGTTCAGTGCCGGGGAAACCCATTCGGTGTTGCTGGACAAGGCGCATGATGAGCCGATAGCGCCGCTTGAGGTTCGCTCTGCCGAGGGCAAGAAACTCGAGCCAGGTGACTGTCACCGCCGCCGGGTGATCAAACTCTGAGCGGTGCGATTTTCTGATGTGTAAGTTCTAGGTAAACGCAGCGTAGCGAGCGGAATTTTTAATCTTTGTCGCGTTCCAACGCCAGCCAGAGTCGATTGCCTACGCCCTGGCACTTCAGACTGAAAAACCAGGAGCTTTTCCATGTTCACCTCGCGTCGCTTGATCGTTGTCGCTACCGCTGTGGCCCTGTTGTCCGGCTGCGCGTCGCCTAACCCTTATGACAATCAGGGCCAGGCTTCCACGGACTCTTCAGGCATGAGCAAGACCGCCAAATATGGCGGCCTCGGGGCATTGGCCGGTGCGTTGGCCGGTGCGGCCATTGGTCACGATAACCGTGGCAAGGGCGCGTTGATCGGCGCCGCCGTGGTGGGCGCTTCCGCGGCCGGCTACGGCTACTACGCCGACCAGCAGGAAAAGAAACTGCGCGCCAGCATGGCCAATACCGGCGTTGAAGTGCAGCGCCAGGGCGACCAGATCAAATTGATCATGCCGGGCAACATCACCTTTGCCACCGATTCGGCCAACATTGCGTCCAGCTTCTACCAGCCGCTGAATAACCTGGCCAACTCCCTCAAGGAGTTCAACCAGAACCAGATCGAGATCGTCGGTTACACCGACAGCACCGGCAGCCGCCAGCACAACATGGACCTGTCCCAGCGTCGTGCCCAGAGCGTGGCGACCTACCTGACGTCCCAAGGCGTGAGCGGCGCCAACCTGTCGGCCCGTGGCGCCGGCCCGGACAACCCGGTGGCCAGCAACGCCGACGTCAATGGTCGTGCGCAGAACCGTCGTGTCGAGGTCAACCTCAAGGCGATTCCCGGCCAGCAATATCAGGGGGCGCCGCAGCAGCAGGGGCAGACTTACCAGCAGTACCCTTGATCGCAGGAAGGTA is a window from the Pseudomonas brassicacearum genome containing:
- a CDS encoding winged helix-turn-helix transcriptional regulator codes for the protein MTQQASPGSHECPVGRAVEVIGDRWSLLIIRDAFDDVRRFSEFQKNLGLAKNILASRLKALVEVGVFETRPASDGSAYKEYALTQKGREVFPIVVSLRQWGERHLFSAGETHSVLLDKAHDEPIAPLEVRSAEGKKLEPGDCHRRRVIKL
- a CDS encoding OmpA family protein, with protein sequence MFTSRRLIVVATAVALLSGCASPNPYDNQGQASTDSSGMSKTAKYGGLGALAGALAGAAIGHDNRGKGALIGAAVVGASAAGYGYYADQQEKKLRASMANTGVEVQRQGDQIKLIMPGNITFATDSANIASSFYQPLNNLANSLKEFNQNQIEIVGYTDSTGSRQHNMDLSQRRAQSVATYLTSQGVSGANLSARGAGPDNPVASNADVNGRAQNRRVEVNLKAIPGQQYQGAPQQQGQTYQQYP